From Meles meles chromosome 5, mMelMel3.1 paternal haplotype, whole genome shotgun sequence, one genomic window encodes:
- the LYRM2 gene encoding LYR motif-containing protein 2 — MAASRLPPATLTLKQFMRRQQVLLLYRKILQAIREVPNDSDRKYLKDWAREEFKRNKSATEEDTIRMMITQGNMQLKELEKTLALAKS; from the exons ATGGCTGCTTCCCGGTTACCCCCAGCGACACTAACCTTAAAGCAG TTCATGAGAAGGCAACAAGTTCTCCTCCTCTACAGAAAGATTTTGCAAGCAATTCGGGAAGTTCCAAATGATTCTGATCGCAAATACCTGAAGGACTGGGCAAGGGaagaattcaaaagaaataaaagtgcaaCTGAAGAG GACACAATCCGGATGATGATTACTCAAGGCAATATGCAGCTCAAAGAGTTAGAAAAAACCCTTGCTTTGGCAAAATCTTAA